In Arachis stenosperma cultivar V10309 chromosome 1, arast.V10309.gnm1.PFL2, whole genome shotgun sequence, one DNA window encodes the following:
- the LOC130940786 gene encoding probable FBD-associated F-box protein At1g32375 isoform X2, whose protein sequence is MYFSAFVNGVLSQRRNRDIRKFRLSSSYTGEASFHARSFNYWSLTAIGPQLQDLNLSLYAPYAKKRFVWYPSPSVLRGIFSCTSLISLTLDGLIDINKISSVHLPALRTMRLSIHTADPLDKIFSGCPVLEDLYLQFNQINAPKIIFPNSLKRLEVHNCKSPTSREVEVEIDAPALEYLTFFLYIGLNQLTVNNLHNVKVADLDLREDAHDYIHMLLNALNRVKKLHLCSSIIKCILVAPAFDFPEFSCLLHLELGFFNPTLIINLLYKCPMLQVFKICNYGQIWIEPTGYSSSWTPPTCVPDCLASQLTKIEFKGYEGSKDELGFIAYILKSGIVLQTVTVDLDWLKNKKDKSKKKYNITKELCAIPRGSNMCRIEIEDSDIFPSG, encoded by the exons ATGTACTTTTCTGCTTTCGTAAACGGAGTTCTTTCGCAGCGTAGGAATCGAGACATCCGCAAGTTCCGTCTCTCAAGCAGCTACACAGGTGAAGCCTCGTTCCATGCACGTTCTTTCAATTACTGGTCACTTACTGCCATTGGACCTCAACTCCAGGACCTTAATCTTTCTTTGTATGCTCCGTATGCAAAGAAACGCTTCGTGTGGTATCCTTCTCCCAGCGTCCTACGTGGCATCTTCAGTTGTACTTCTCTCATTTCACTCACTTTGGATGGTTTGATAGACATCAATAAGATATCGTCTGTTCATTTGCCAGCCCTCAGGACTATGAGACTCTCCATCCATACAGCGGATCCATTAGACAAGATTTTTTCTGGCTGCCCGGTCCTTGAAGATCTTTATCTCCAGTTTAACCAAATAAATGCGCCCAAGATAATTTTTCCTAATTCCTTGAAGAGGCTGGAAGTTCATAATTGCAAGTCACCTACATCTAGAGAAGTTGAAGTTGAAATAGACGCCCCGGCACTTGAATATCTTACTTTCTTCTTATATATCGGACTAAACCAGTTGACTGTCAACAATTTGCACAATGTGAAAGTAGCAGATCTTGATCTCCGGGAAGACGCTCATGATTATATACATATGCTTCTAAATGCTCTCAACAGAGTAAAAAAGCTCCACTTGTGTAGTTCGATAATAAAG TGCATACTTGTTGCCCCAGCTTTTGATTTTCCGGAATTCAGTTGTTTACTTCATTTAGAGCTAGGATTTTTCAATCCGACGCTAATCATAAACCTGCTTTACAAGTGTCCTATGCTTCAAGTTTTCAAGATTTGTAATTATGGGCAG ATTTGGATTGAGCCAACCGGCTATTCTAGCAGCTGGACACCCCCTACTTGTGTTCCTGATTGTCTTGCATCACAGTTGACAAAAATTGAATTCAAAGGATATGAAGGTTCTAAAGATGAGCTGGGATTCATTGCCTATATCTTAAAAAGTGGGATTGTTTTGCAAACAGTTACTGTTGATCTTGATTGGCTTAAGAATAAAAAGGACAAGAGCAAGAAAAAATACAATATCACTAAAGAATTGTGTGCCATCCCAAGGGGATCCAACATGTGCCGAATTGAAATTGAAGACTCAGACATATTCCCTTCTG gttaa
- the LOC130946006 gene encoding probable long-chain-alcohol O-fatty-acyltransferase 5: MDDEIQNFFKVWMIATICLCYCYYISSRIPKAFFRLLSILPVLFIFLTLPFSLHSFHLGGPTTFFLVWLSSFKLILFSFNQPPLSLSPNIFHFISIASLPIKLKQQPTKTNNPKLENPKKPILLPLKVVLLAAIIRAYDYRESMHSYMILILYCCHMYLGIELVLAIAAAPVRTVFGFEIEPQFNEPYLSTSLQDFWGRRWNLMVTSILRPTVYGPVRSVSTGIFGITCAARAAMLATFLVSGLMHELIYYYLSRVSPTWEVTWFFVLHGVCTAVEVAVKKVMIRRGWRLHPVVSGLLTLTFLAVSGNWLFFPQLVRNGVDRKAIREYAILVNFVRSKLPVNLVKSL; encoded by the coding sequence atggatgatgaaattcaaaatttcttcaaGGTATGGATGATAGCCACAATATGTCTCTGCTATTGCTACTACATCTCTTCAAGAATACCAAAAGCCTTCTTCAGACTCCTTTCCATTCTTCCTGTTCTCTTCATCTTCCTCACCCTTCCCTTCTCTCTCCACTCCTTCCACCTCGGTGGCCCCACCACCTTCTTCCTCGTTTGGCTCTCATCTTTCAAACTCATTCTTTTCTCCTTCAACCAACCCCCTCTTTCCCTCTCCCCAAACATCTTCCACTTCATTTCCATAGCTTCCCTTCCCATAAAACTCAAACAACAACCAACCAAAACCAATAATCCAAAattagaaaaccctaaaaaaccgaTCTTGCTTCCCCTAAAAGTGGTTCTCTTGGCCGCAATAATCCGTGCCTATGATTACAGAGAATCCATGCATTCTTACATGATCTTGATCCTCTACTGCTGCCACATGTACCTAGGTATAGAGCTTGTGCTAGCCATAGCTGCAGCACCGGTTCGAACCGTTTTCGGCTTCGAGATCGAGCCGCAGTTCAACGAGCCGTACCTAAGCACTTCACTTCAAGACTTCTGGGGTCGTCGGTGGAACCTCATGGTTACAAGTATTCTACGCCCTACCGTATACGGTCCGGTTAGAAGTGTTTCTACCGGTATTTTTGGAATCACGTGCGCGGCACGTGCTGCCATGCTGGCCACGTTCCTTGTGTCGGGGTTAATGCATGAGTTGATATATTACTATCTTTCACGTGTTTCTCCCACGTGGGAGGTCACGTGGTTTTTTGTGCTCCATGGAGTGTGTACGGCGGTGGAGGTGGcggtgaagaaggtgatgatccgccGTGGGTGGAGGTTACACCCTGTGGTGTCGGGGTTGCTGACGTTGACGTTCTTGGCTGTGAGTGGGAACTGGCTGTTTTTTCCTCAGCTGGTGAGGAATGGTGTGGATAGGAAGGCTATTAGGGAGTATGCTATATTGGTAAATTTTGTGAGGTCTAAGTTACCGGTAAATTTGGTTAAGTCTctatga
- the LOC130961309 gene encoding V-type proton ATPase subunit e1-like codes for MGFLVTSLIFLVVGIIACLFTRICCNRGPSTNIFHLTLVITATICCWMMWAIVYLAQMKPLIVPILNEGE; via the exons ATGGGTTTCTTGGTAACGTCGCTAATCTTTTTAGTTGTTGGTATAATCGCGTGCCTTTTCACCAGAATTTGCTGCAACAGAGGGCCTTCTACTAATAT CTTTCACCTAACTTTGGTCATTACTGCAACAATATGCTGTTGGATGAT GTGGGCGATTGTATATCTGGCGCAGATGAAACCGCTCATAGTACCAATACTGAATGAGGGCGAATAA
- the LOC130940786 gene encoding putative F-box/FBD/LRR-repeat protein At3g49030 isoform X4 — protein MYFSAFVNGVLSQRRNRDIRKFRLSSSYTALRTMRLSIHTADPLDKIFSGCPVLEDLYLQFNQINAPKIIFPNSLKRLEVHNCKSPTSREVEVEIDAPALEYLTFFLYIGLNQLTVNNLHNVKVADLDLREDAHDYIHMLLNALNRVKKLHLCSSIIKCILVAPAFDFPEFSCLLHLELGFFNPTLIINLLYKCPMLQVFKICNYGQIWIEPTGYSSSWTPPTCVPDCLASQLTKIEFKGYEGSKDELGFIAYILKSGIVLQTVTVDLDWLKNKKDKSKKKYNITKELCAIPRGSNMCRIEIEDSDIFPSGMYTHHPCLFFIIFYFNKNHLCHLCEYI, from the exons ATGTACTTTTCTGCTTTCGTAAACGGAGTTCTTTCGCAGCGTAGGAATCGAGACATCCGCAAGTTCCGTCTCTCAAGCAGCTACACAG CCCTCAGGACTATGAGACTCTCCATCCATACAGCGGATCCATTAGACAAGATTTTTTCTGGCTGCCCGGTCCTTGAAGATCTTTATCTCCAGTTTAACCAAATAAATGCGCCCAAGATAATTTTTCCTAATTCCTTGAAGAGGCTGGAAGTTCATAATTGCAAGTCACCTACATCTAGAGAAGTTGAAGTTGAAATAGACGCCCCGGCACTTGAATATCTTACTTTCTTCTTATATATCGGACTAAACCAGTTGACTGTCAACAATTTGCACAATGTGAAAGTAGCAGATCTTGATCTCCGGGAAGACGCTCATGATTATATACATATGCTTCTAAATGCTCTCAACAGAGTAAAAAAGCTCCACTTGTGTAGTTCGATAATAAAG TGCATACTTGTTGCCCCAGCTTTTGATTTTCCGGAATTCAGTTGTTTACTTCATTTAGAGCTAGGATTTTTCAATCCGACGCTAATCATAAACCTGCTTTACAAGTGTCCTATGCTTCAAGTTTTCAAGATTTGTAATTATGGGCAG ATTTGGATTGAGCCAACCGGCTATTCTAGCAGCTGGACACCCCCTACTTGTGTTCCTGATTGTCTTGCATCACAGTTGACAAAAATTGAATTCAAAGGATATGAAGGTTCTAAAGATGAGCTGGGATTCATTGCCTATATCTTAAAAAGTGGGATTGTTTTGCAAACAGTTACTGTTGATCTTGATTGGCTTAAGAATAAAAAGGACAAGAGCAAGAAAAAATACAATATCACTAAAGAATTGTGTGCCATCCCAAGGGGATCCAACATGTGCCGAATTGAAATTGAAGACTCAGACATATTCCCTTCTGGTATGTATACGCACCATCCCTgtcttttctttattattttttactttaataaaAACCATCTCTGTCATTTGTGTGAATATATCTGA
- the LOC130940786 gene encoding probable FBD-associated F-box protein At1g32375 isoform X3 yields the protein MYFSAFVNGVLSQRRNRDIRKFRLSSSYTGEASFHARSFNYWSLTAIGPQLQDLNLSLYAPYAKKRFVWYPSPSVLRGIFSCTSLISLTLDGLIDINKISSVHLPALRTMRLSIHTADPLDKIFSGCPVLEDLYLQFNQINAPKIIFPNSLKRLEVHNCKSPTSREVEVEIDAPALEYLTFFLYIGLNQLTVNNLHNVKVADLDLREDAHDYIHMLLNALNRVKKLHLCSSIIKIWIEPTGYSSSWTPPTCVPDCLASQLTKIEFKGYEGSKDELGFIAYILKSGIVLQTVTVDLDWLKNKKDKSKKKYNITKELCAIPRGSNMCRIEIEDSDIFPSGMYTHHPCLFFIIFYFNKNHLCHLCEYI from the exons ATGTACTTTTCTGCTTTCGTAAACGGAGTTCTTTCGCAGCGTAGGAATCGAGACATCCGCAAGTTCCGTCTCTCAAGCAGCTACACAGGTGAAGCCTCGTTCCATGCACGTTCTTTCAATTACTGGTCACTTACTGCCATTGGACCTCAACTCCAGGACCTTAATCTTTCTTTGTATGCTCCGTATGCAAAGAAACGCTTCGTGTGGTATCCTTCTCCCAGCGTCCTACGTGGCATCTTCAGTTGTACTTCTCTCATTTCACTCACTTTGGATGGTTTGATAGACATCAATAAGATATCGTCTGTTCATTTGCCAGCCCTCAGGACTATGAGACTCTCCATCCATACAGCGGATCCATTAGACAAGATTTTTTCTGGCTGCCCGGTCCTTGAAGATCTTTATCTCCAGTTTAACCAAATAAATGCGCCCAAGATAATTTTTCCTAATTCCTTGAAGAGGCTGGAAGTTCATAATTGCAAGTCACCTACATCTAGAGAAGTTGAAGTTGAAATAGACGCCCCGGCACTTGAATATCTTACTTTCTTCTTATATATCGGACTAAACCAGTTGACTGTCAACAATTTGCACAATGTGAAAGTAGCAGATCTTGATCTCCGGGAAGACGCTCATGATTATATACATATGCTTCTAAATGCTCTCAACAGAGTAAAAAAGCTCCACTTGTGTAGTTCGATAATAAAG ATTTGGATTGAGCCAACCGGCTATTCTAGCAGCTGGACACCCCCTACTTGTGTTCCTGATTGTCTTGCATCACAGTTGACAAAAATTGAATTCAAAGGATATGAAGGTTCTAAAGATGAGCTGGGATTCATTGCCTATATCTTAAAAAGTGGGATTGTTTTGCAAACAGTTACTGTTGATCTTGATTGGCTTAAGAATAAAAAGGACAAGAGCAAGAAAAAATACAATATCACTAAAGAATTGTGTGCCATCCCAAGGGGATCCAACATGTGCCGAATTGAAATTGAAGACTCAGACATATTCCCTTCTGGTATGTATACGCACCATCCCTgtcttttctttattattttttactttaataaaAACCATCTCTGTCATTTGTGTGAATATATCTGA
- the LOC130940786 gene encoding probable FBD-associated F-box protein At1g32375 isoform X1 produces MYFSAFVNGVLSQRRNRDIRKFRLSSSYTGEASFHARSFNYWSLTAIGPQLQDLNLSLYAPYAKKRFVWYPSPSVLRGIFSCTSLISLTLDGLIDINKISSVHLPALRTMRLSIHTADPLDKIFSGCPVLEDLYLQFNQINAPKIIFPNSLKRLEVHNCKSPTSREVEVEIDAPALEYLTFFLYIGLNQLTVNNLHNVKVADLDLREDAHDYIHMLLNALNRVKKLHLCSSIIKCILVAPAFDFPEFSCLLHLELGFFNPTLIINLLYKCPMLQVFKICNYGQIWIEPTGYSSSWTPPTCVPDCLASQLTKIEFKGYEGSKDELGFIAYILKSGIVLQTVTVDLDWLKNKKDKSKKKYNITKELCAIPRGSNMCRIEIEDSDIFPSDAGREAHR; encoded by the exons ATGTACTTTTCTGCTTTCGTAAACGGAGTTCTTTCGCAGCGTAGGAATCGAGACATCCGCAAGTTCCGTCTCTCAAGCAGCTACACAGGTGAAGCCTCGTTCCATGCACGTTCTTTCAATTACTGGTCACTTACTGCCATTGGACCTCAACTCCAGGACCTTAATCTTTCTTTGTATGCTCCGTATGCAAAGAAACGCTTCGTGTGGTATCCTTCTCCCAGCGTCCTACGTGGCATCTTCAGTTGTACTTCTCTCATTTCACTCACTTTGGATGGTTTGATAGACATCAATAAGATATCGTCTGTTCATTTGCCAGCCCTCAGGACTATGAGACTCTCCATCCATACAGCGGATCCATTAGACAAGATTTTTTCTGGCTGCCCGGTCCTTGAAGATCTTTATCTCCAGTTTAACCAAATAAATGCGCCCAAGATAATTTTTCCTAATTCCTTGAAGAGGCTGGAAGTTCATAATTGCAAGTCACCTACATCTAGAGAAGTTGAAGTTGAAATAGACGCCCCGGCACTTGAATATCTTACTTTCTTCTTATATATCGGACTAAACCAGTTGACTGTCAACAATTTGCACAATGTGAAAGTAGCAGATCTTGATCTCCGGGAAGACGCTCATGATTATATACATATGCTTCTAAATGCTCTCAACAGAGTAAAAAAGCTCCACTTGTGTAGTTCGATAATAAAG TGCATACTTGTTGCCCCAGCTTTTGATTTTCCGGAATTCAGTTGTTTACTTCATTTAGAGCTAGGATTTTTCAATCCGACGCTAATCATAAACCTGCTTTACAAGTGTCCTATGCTTCAAGTTTTCAAGATTTGTAATTATGGGCAG ATTTGGATTGAGCCAACCGGCTATTCTAGCAGCTGGACACCCCCTACTTGTGTTCCTGATTGTCTTGCATCACAGTTGACAAAAATTGAATTCAAAGGATATGAAGGTTCTAAAGATGAGCTGGGATTCATTGCCTATATCTTAAAAAGTGGGATTGTTTTGCAAACAGTTACTGTTGATCTTGATTGGCTTAAGAATAAAAAGGACAAGAGCAAGAAAAAATACAATATCACTAAAGAATTGTGTGCCATCCCAAGGGGATCCAACATGTGCCGAATTGAAATTGAAGACTCAGACATATTCCCTTCTG atgcaggtcgagaggcacaTCGTTGA